The Salinicoccus roseus DNA segment AGCATGGAGGCGACGAACAGGAAGAATATCAGGCCGCTGACCTTGCTCTTGTTCCTTGAGAGTGCGTATGCAGCCATTGCCGAGAAGAATACTATGCACACAATGCTCAGCGACGTAATCAGGAAAGAGTTGAAGAATGTCCTGAGAAAGTCGAGTTCCTGAAAAGCCTGTACAAAGTTCCCAAAAATGGGTTCCTGCGGTGGTGCAAGCGTATTTTCAAACATTTCCCGCTTGGTCTTGAACGCATTGACCAGCATGATGTAGAAGGGGGACAACCATAGAAGTGCGAGCAGAATGCCGACGATTTCCAGAACAATGCGACCGGTCGTCTTTTTCTTCTTCATTACAGCTCCACCTCTTTTTTCTTATTATAGTAGACTTGCGTCAAACTTAAAATTGCCACGATTATGAAGAAGATGACCGCCTTGGCTTGGGCCAGTCCCATCGTGTTCATCGCAAATGCCGTATCGACAATATCCATGGCAATCATTTTCGTAGTGCCACCAGGGCCGCCTCCGGTGAGGGAGAGGTTCTGATCGTAGATCTTGAATGCACCGGACAATGTCAAGAACATACTTACTGTGAATGCCGGAGCCACAAGCGGCATCACAACATTCTTCAGCTTTTGAAAGTAACTTGCTCCATCCATATCCGCCGCCTCGAGCAATTCGTCAGGGATGCTCTGCAGATATGCAATGTAGATGATCATGATGTAACCGGCCATCTGCCATACATGCAGAATGACGAGTCCCCAGAAGCCCGTCGCAGGGGTCGCCAGCCATCCCTGCAGCATTTCGACACCCATGGCGTCTCCAAGGGCATTGAAGATATTCGTGAAGATGAACTGCCAGATGAAGCCGAGGATCAGACCACCGATCAGGTTCGGCATGAAGAAGATTGTCCTGAGCAGGTTCTTTGATTTTATGTAGCTCGTTACAATCAGTGCCAGTGAAAAACCAACGACATTTATGATGATTACGGTCACGATTGCATACTTGAAAGTGAACCAGAGCGCACTCAGGAACGTTGGGTCGGACATCAGACTTTTGTAGTTATCAAATCCTGTAAACACCGGTGTCTGCGCCATGTCGCCTGACCACTCTGTAAGGGAATAATAGATCCCCCAGATGAAAGGCACGACTACAACAATCAAAAGTGCCGCCAGAACCGGGGCAATGAATACCCAGTACATGATATTTTTGGTTTTCATATTAACACCTCTTTGTAAGAAATAATGGAGCAATATGATTGCCCCATTATGATTTCATTTATCTATTCTCTTCCCAGTATGCTTTGGAGTTATCTATCGCTTCTTCCCATGTGATATCTCCGGAAATGTACTGCTGAACATTATCGCCGAATGTCTCTTCAGCGAAACCGGTAGGATATCCAAGGAATACCCATCCGCTTGTATTGCCTTCTTCGGAATACTCATAGATTTCCTGGGACAATGGATCTGAGATCTGGCTTGTGTCATAGTCCTCATATGCCGGAATGAAGTTGAAGTCGTTCAGTACGATTTCCTTGCCTGCGTCGGATGTGTACATATAGTCGAGGAAGTCTACAGCCGCCTGCTGAACATTATCTTCAGCTCCGGAGTTCACTACCCAGTACTGAGGTACGCCTACAGGCATTTTAGACTCGCCGGCCACCGGAATAGGAATGATGCCGGAATTCTCAGCCACTTCAGGTGCAATCTGTTCAATGGAAGGGTATGCCCAGTTGCCCTGTTGGATCATGGCAACCTTTTCCATGGAATAGAGGGCTTCGACTTGTTGTGAATAGTCGAGGCTCAATACTGGCTGCTCGGAATAGTTCACTTGCATATCGATGTAGTTCTTCAGTTCTTCGGAATGTTCAAACTCAACCGTGTCGGACTCGAATGCTTCGATAACGCTGTCATTGAATTCAGGTGCGAGGAATGAACTGCTGGAGTGGTTTCCATATACCCATCTCTCTTTGCCCGGGAAGGCGAAGACGGCATCCAGGCCAAGTTCTTCTTTCATACCATCCAATGTATCTACTGCTGTCTGCAGATCTTCCATCGTCGTCAGTTCATCAGGGTTGATTCCTGCTTCTTCAAAAATACCCTTGTTGTAGATCAGGCCGTATCCTTCAAGGTTGTAAGGGATACCGTAAACTTGATCATCGACTGTAACTGCATCAAGCGTACCTTCCAGCGCTGCGTCGACTGCTGCGGAATCTTCGATTGGTGCGATACGGTCCTTATGATCTTCATAGTCCTGAGGTCCGCCGATATTGAAGATATCCGGTTCGTTGCCAGATGCAATCTTCGACTTCAATGTGGCACCGTAGTCGTTTCCGCCACCGACCGTTTCAACGTTGATTGTCACATTCGGATTCTCTTCTTCATATTGTGCCACGAGGGATTCGAACTGCTCCTTGAATTCCACTTTGAACTGATAGAGGTCAATCGTTACGGATTCACCATCGCCACCTTCTTCACCGTCTCCTGAAACTGAACCGCCAGCGTCTCCACTGTTGCCGCATGCTCCCAATACGAGAATCAGGGCAAGAAGAAAGGCATAACTCCACTTCGATCTCTTCATTTTTCATCCTCCTTGTATGTAAGCGTTATCAATCGCTTGTATTTTGATTATATATTCAGAATTCTTTTAAGTCAACACTTTTTTGCAAACGATTGCATAAGTTTATTTCCTTTACATACAGGATTCCTTATAACGTTTTATCATGTTCAAGTGCAAACGATTGCCCTCCAAAGGAAAAACATCCCGGCAAGCGCGTTCTGGTCTAACGGTGGTATTTGATGACTTCGCGGGCAAAGTCATTCATATCGCCGACGTATTCAAATGTTCCCTTCAATACGGGGTAGATGCTTTTCACGCTGACTTCGCCGAGCGAAGAAACGATGAAAGTGACGACATTCAACTTCCTCATTTTAAAGACTGCACTGAAGAGCGTGGCCAGATGATTGATGTAGTCCGCAGGTTTCTTCGTGTCCTTCTCCGTATTTTTTACACGATTGATGTAGTCCGCAGCCCGGGGGATGTCCTGACCGATCACTTTTCCATCCTCCTCAGTGACGCCATAGTGCGATTCGGTCATTTCCTCTATCGATTTGTAGGAACGGCTGAGTATGATGTCCTTGAAGCTTGGAGACAGCAGTTTGGCAGCCAGGCTGTTCATTTTCCTGGTTAGGAATTTCTCAAGATACTGGGCACTTCTGACCCTCTTGTCGAACATTGCGTCCTTCTCTTCAAATATATCATTCAGTTTCCTTCTCAGCTCATCGATCCCCGCATCATCCTTCACACTGGCAAAATGATAGGACAGCGGCTGATCGAGATGCTTCTTGAAGGTCACATGGAGCTCCGTGTCCTTGTCGTTCATCAGTGTCTTCTGTGCACGCTCTCCGGAAACGTCCACAAGTGTATCGGTCTTGTTGTAGACGAATGTGATATGGATGCCTTTCTTGGCAAGGTACCGGATAACCATTTCATCCGCATCCCGTATCTTGGAAGAGAAGATGTACAATACGTGTCTGACACCTGTCCTGGCTATCAGCTTCTTGTACTGCACTTTTTACTATGAGACCAATAGTATACGACTTGTTCGTAACAAGATTTCTTGCAGCAACATTGGGCGTATACCCCATCTCCTGCATTATTTTGCGTATTTTTCTTTTGGTATCTGAACTGATTCCTGGATGATCCTTTACAACTCTTGAAACCGTTGAAGGGGAAACGCCAGCAGTTTTTGCTACATCTTTAATTGTAACCATCAGATCACCCTATCTAACCTTTAGTCGATCCGGACATCAAGCCGGAAATCAAATACCTCTGCAGGAAAAGGAACACGATTGCTATAGGTACTGCAATCAGGATCGACCCTGCGGCAAATCTTGTGAATGTATTGGCAAATTGATCATTGACCATATTGTAAAGCCCTAATGCCAAGGTGAAGTTTTCTGGACTTCTCAAAACGATACGCGGCAAAATAAAGTCCATGAACGGTGCCATGAAATTAAACAATGCAACTACTGCAATAATCGGTTTGGCCAAAGGAATCATTATTGTAAAGAATATACGAAAATGTCCTGCGCCATCCATTTTCGCAGATTCATCCAACTCTCTTGGGATGGTATCGAAATAACCTTTAACCAAAAATGCATTCATCGGAATCGATCCACCCACATATACAAGAACAAGTCCCCAGAGGGAATCCAGAAGTCCTATTGTATTGAGGAGGATATAGATTGCCACCATGGCCATCAATACCGGAAACATCTGCAGGATAAGAAAGGCATACAGACCGTATTTACGTCCGACAAAACGATATCTTGAGAAGGCATAGGCAGTCAAAGTAACGAAAACCACTGAAAGGAAAGAGGAGGCCGCTGCTACAATCAAGGTATTCTTATACCATGTCAGATACATGCTCTGCGGGTCTGTAAACAACCATTTATAATGGGTGAATGACCAGTTTTCAGGAATCATATTAGCCCCATACAAATTATTCCCCGGATTTAATGAAATTCCAAAAGTCCAAAGGAGAGGATAGAAGATCGCCACCGTCATAATGAACAGTATGGTATACATGACAATCTGCTTTAAGAGATTTTTTCTTTTTTTAGTCATCATATCTCACCTTCCTCTTGAACTGCTCTAGTACGACTGAACTGGAATGCAGCCACCGAAGCTACAATAAGACCAATGATGATGGAAATTGCGGCGGCCATATTATAGTTCTGGGTTTCGAAAGTCAGTTTATATACCCATGAAATCAAAATATCGGTGCCGCCAGCATTTTGTTCTCTTATAGCAGGTCCACCAGCATTGAATAGATAAATGATGTTGAAGTTGTTGAAATTCCCTGCATATTGCATTATGAGAAGCGGTGCTGTAGCAAACATGATGTGCGGGAAAGTTATTTCAGTGAACTTCTGCCACCCTGACGCACCATCCATATCAGCTGCTTCATACCAATCGTCGGATATACTTTGAAGGACGCCCGTGAACAAGGCAAAGACAAATGGGAATCCTAACCATGTTTGAATCATTATCAGAGCAACTTTTGCCCAGAAGGGATCTGATAGCCACGGAATTGAAAGGCCGAACAATGGTTGCAGAATGTCATTGTTGATAGCCCCGAACTGGTTATTGAATAGTGCAGAGAAAATAAGAATCGTCACAAATGCCGGCACTGCCCATGGCAAGATAAGTATAGTGCGTATCAGCCTTTTGAACTTTATCAAAGGATGATTGACGATGATTGCAAGAAGTAGGGCCAGGGCGATCTGTAATGTTGTTGCCACGAGTGTCCATACGATCGTCCATGTAAAGACGCTGAAGAAAGTATTCCTCCAGATGTCCACTTCAATCAAAGCCTTAAAGTTCTCGAAGCCAATATAATCCAGAACATTTCTAGGCGGTGCATTATAGAGATTATAGTTCGTGAATGCCAGGAAGAACATATACAGCAGTGGGAATACCACTATAAAGATGAGTAAGAAAAGCCCAGGGGCGACGATTGCATAAGGGAAACTCTTATCCCATGCATCCCTGAATTGCTGCCTCATCGTCCTGAAGTCCCCGCTGTTGATCAGTTTGGCATCTTTGTACGCATCTATGATATTAGCAATATAGAAGGTAATTGCTATTACGACTACAAGAAGGGATATGATCCCCTGTGCCAGTAAAATCCTTGAATCATCTACACGTGGAATTTCACCAAGAGTAAAAAGTCCCCAGAATCCAATATTCAAGAAATTATAGAAAACTGCAAAAAATGATATAAAGAGAATAAAGAGGCCACCTGCTTTGGCGTACCTCTTATTGTATAATTGGCCCAGTCCAGGA contains these protein-coding regions:
- a CDS encoding carbohydrate ABC transporter permease → MKTKNIMYWVFIAPVLAALLIVVVVPFIWGIYYSLTEWSGDMAQTPVFTGFDNYKSLMSDPTFLSALWFTFKYAIVTVIIINVVGFSLALIVTSYIKSKNLLRTIFFMPNLIGGLILGFIWQFIFTNIFNALGDAMGVEMLQGWLATPATGFWGLVILHVWQMAGYIMIIYIAYLQSIPDELLEAADMDGASYFQKLKNVVMPLVAPAFTVSMFLTLSGAFKIYDQNLSLTGGGPGGTTKMIAMDIVDTAFAMNTMGLAQAKAVIFFIIVAILSLTQVYYNKKKEVEL
- a CDS encoding ABC transporter substrate-binding protein: MKRSKWSYAFLLALILVLGACGNSGDAGGSVSGDGEEGGDGESVTIDLYQFKVEFKEQFESLVAQYEEENPNVTINVETVGGGNDYGATLKSKIASGNEPDIFNIGGPQDYEDHKDRIAPIEDSAAVDAALEGTLDAVTVDDQVYGIPYNLEGYGLIYNKGIFEEAGINPDELTTMEDLQTAVDTLDGMKEELGLDAVFAFPGKERWVYGNHSSSSFLAPEFNDSVIEAFESDTVEFEHSEELKNYIDMQVNYSEQPVLSLDYSQQVEALYSMEKVAMIQQGNWAYPSIEQIAPEVAENSGIIPIPVAGESKMPVGVPQYWVVNSGAEDNVQQAAVDFLDYMYTSDAGKEIVLNDFNFIPAYEDYDTSQISDPLSQEIYEYSEEGNTSGWVFLGYPTGFAEETFGDNVQQYISGDITWEEAIDNSKAYWEENR
- a CDS encoding LacI family DNA-binding transcriptional regulator; this encodes MVTIKDVAKTAGVSPSTVSRVVKDHPGISSDTKRKIRKIMQEMGYTPNVAARNLVTNKSYTIGLIVKSAVQEADSQDRCQTRIVHLLFQDTGCG
- a CDS encoding sugar ABC transporter permease, with product MTKKRKNLLKQIVMYTILFIMTVAIFYPLLWTFGISLNPGNNLYGANMIPENWSFTHYKWLFTDPQSMYLTWYKNTLIVAAASSFLSVVFVTLTAYAFSRYRFVGRKYGLYAFLILQMFPVLMAMVAIYILLNTIGLLDSLWGLVLVYVGGSIPMNAFLVKGYFDTIPRELDESAKMDGAGHFRIFFTIMIPLAKPIIAVVALFNFMAPFMDFILPRIVLRSPENFTLALGLYNMVNDQFANTFTRFAAGSILIAVPIAIVFLFLQRYLISGLMSGSTKG
- a CDS encoding sugar ABC transporter permease, translating into MKKNPKLAAVLSILPGLGQLYNKRYAKAGGLFILFISFFAVFYNFLNIGFWGLFTLGEIPRVDDSRILLAQGIISLLVVVIAITFYIANIIDAYKDAKLINSGDFRTMRQQFRDAWDKSFPYAIVAPGLFLLIFIVVFPLLYMFFLAFTNYNLYNAPPRNVLDYIGFENFKALIEVDIWRNTFFSVFTWTIVWTLVATTLQIALALLLAIIVNHPLIKFKRLIRTILILPWAVPAFVTILIFSALFNNQFGAINNDILQPLFGLSIPWLSDPFWAKVALIMIQTWLGFPFVFALFTGVLQSISDDWYEAADMDGASGWQKFTEITFPHIMFATAPLLIMQYAGNFNNFNIIYLFNAGGPAIREQNAGGTDILISWVYKLTFETQNYNMAAAISIIIGLIVASVAAFQFSRTRAVQEEGEI